TCGGATACCAAAATGTATCGACTCTCCCAAGTAGGATTTGGGCATGTAGCACTCAAGGATCAGTACAAAGGGTTTCAAgaactctaaagtctaaacagATTTAGCTTTTACCTTTATCCATCACCgaaggaataaaaaaaattccatgtATACATACTTGGGAgaggaaataaaacaaaatggaaaGGTCACATACTCTGATATCTGTGATAGAGTTGCAGGAGGAACATCTAACAGATGGAGCTCCATAAGGGTACATGAGGAGCTGTTTGCAATTGGTGCAAGTCACCTGACCAACCTGGTTAGCTGCAAACAAAGAATGACGTATCAAAACCAATAAGAGGAGAAGGGTATGTTCATCAATTAAGGCGATGTTATACatagaaaataacaaagatGGAGTAGAGGAGCTTAAAAGAACAATTTTGGAAAATCACAGAATAAGAAGAATAAAGCTAATGGTGTAGAGACCAAAATACTTCACAAAGCTTATGAGAAGAATCCTAGCCAAAGGTAATTCTTGTTTCAGCTAAGAACAAAGCTCATTTAGTCTCATAAAGATTAACACTTTTGAAACGAAACTGAGCACACGAACACATTATATATCATTCACAAAAGCTAAGTAAAACTAGAATGAGAGAGCATTCCAAAGATTGTTCCTTTAACAGTTTCAAGTCACTGAGGATTATCAATCAACACACAAGCTTTCAGTTAGTGATATAAGAAacagtaaagaaaaaaagcaatgGGAAAGGAACCTTCAAGAACGAGATTAGCAGTCTGACAACAAGAGCACTTGACTTGTTTGGATCCTCTTAGATACGAAAGCAAACGCCTGCAAGATCCACATACCATTTGTGCCATCTCTGCAGcaaaccccaaaaacaaaacaaaaaaaaattataaaatttgcaGAGAATCTCCCAAATCATTCGCGGAATCTAAAGTGGGTTCACTCTAAAAGCCTACAAAATCCATGAAAAACCACTACTTTGATCAGACTGTACCAAAAGAATTGAAGCCAATCGATAAACCCTAAACAGACAAATACCGGGAATTTTGGCGGTGGTGGGATTGGGGTTTACGGCAGCGACTGGAGAAGGAAGAACTGCAGCTTCCCATCCCGGAGGTggtccttcttcatcttcctcgtcatcttcttctttttcacggtgcttttgttcttcttccttcttttgcaTTTGTGTCTCTTCCATCAGGCCTTCCCGTCTCAGCTCCGGCGAAGATGTCCAAGTTAACtcccaattttttcttttttactctttttttaactttgtcaaagaaaatattcacaaatcacaacaagttcaaaaacaaagaaaaaaaaatcaaaacaaatcttaTGAGAAGGTTTAAACTTTGTCTCAGATTTTTGACACTCTATTCTTttgcaaattttatttatttatttagttattcataaatttttaatttttcttcaattatccataaattttaaaaaattgacatcccatttcttcttcttacgctTATTCTTTCCACTtagtttattaatataaaatgttttaattaaaaacacgcataataaaaaatatttatttttaaaaagtttaaacaataTCTACTTTTACAAAGTTTAAGCAATCTTAgaaatacaaataataaaaaatatgaaatttatttaatagtttcaattgaaaaatcttataatttaatgtagaaacatataaaatttagagCTAAACATATACTCCCTCTGACTTATAAAGATTATGTTTAgaagtttttacacattttaagaaaacaatgattattgagtttaaatatatttttttctttgactaaagagatattatttaattttaaatcaatagcaattcaaaattttaaatattttcaatgattatttcttgaaatttacaaaacatcaatatttgtgggacaaaaaaaatatcccaaaacatcaatctttaccAGACAACTTCAAACAAAGACATTGACCAAATATGGTGGGTCCATTGTGCCTTTAGAACTAAAAGTCTAGAACTTAGAAATTGATGTAGAATTCAAAGGATAGATCGTAACTTGGATACAGcttatattaattatacaaGTCAATCAAACCGAGACCGCTAGACAATGCAAAAGCTTCTGACGTAATCTAGGGACGGTATACAAAACATCAAGCCACCCAGCTTTTCCCCAAAGCTCACCTCCAACACACTTTTCCAGGACGATCTCCGTGCCCAAAATCTTCTTATTATCGGGACTACTGTTCCCGCACCCTTGCCAAACAAGTAAGAGTTTCCCACCACAGCTAACTAATTTAGTTGTACTACCGTTCCAATCATACTTTTCCCTTAGTGAGTCTAACCCTTTCACATTTGTCCACCCAAAATTTATGTCACAGTAACTTAACTCACTACCCGACgggtcaggaagacgttcccaAGTCTGAGCCTTTATGTCGAATACCTCATCACATGATTTCACCCCTAGGCAGCCACCAGTTACATATATTTTCCCATCGTGTAAACTTGCCAAGGCATTCATCCGGACTATATTCATGCTAGGTGCATTGCGCCAAGTGTGAGTGCAACAATCAAGCACCCGCACGGCGGAGGACGGTGCATAGTCCACTGGTCCGCCAATTACATAAATTTCTGAACCAACAGCAATTGTGGATTTTGATACTGATGGAAGGTTAGAAGAAGAGCTAAAAGTTACGGGAACCAGCAACTGTTCAATTGTCTTATTCTTCATAATCACGGAGTCGGGTAGGGTTCCATTAGGGTTAAGCAAAAGTCTAAACCATTGGTGAGTGTGAAAACTGATATCGTATAGACAGACGTAGAGCCACTGTTCGGTGTTTCCAAGGTGGGATCGAGCTGCTTTGAGCTCGGCGGAAGAGAGAATTGAACGGAAGCTTTTGGAAACGATTGAGAGCGTTGGGTAGTACGAACTCGAGACCCTGGCTAAGCAACTCACAAGGATTTCATCTGGGAGTAAAGAAAAAGACGgaggtggtgaagaagaaggatacgAATTCTTAgtcttcttcgtcctcttcctcttcttctccggtaGTTCTACTTGGACGTTCATAGCCACACGGATGATTTTGTGGAACTGTATCAGAGTAAAGAAACTAGGTTTTGGTACTTTATATAATAGCAAGACAATGCcctaattataaataaatttttaaaagaccCTGATGTATtaccactttttaaaaaatgtattatgtatattgTAATGTTATCCATTAATAGTGTGTGTTTTGTTATTGGAATCTTTTCCCAAAACACCAAAGTTATCTGACTATAATTGTTGGAGGTTCACTCAACCAATCACAGTGTTTAGAAAGACTTATAAAAAAGTGTTCTTGGACTTAGATGATCCAAGTGGGGGTTCTCTAGGATCTTTTTCTTAGTTTCATGATCCAGCAAGCTTCGGTTTTGCAGAAAAGATGCGGTTAAGAGTGGCTGCCAAGCGAATCCCACCTTGAGCAAGTCTCTTCTCTACAACTGGTAAACGAGAGAGGAAATAGTCATCTGCAGAGAATGCAGAAGATCATCAAGTCGTGTCCATGATGAAAGAaagaagctat
The sequence above is a segment of the Camelina sativa cultivar DH55 chromosome 10, Cs, whole genome shotgun sequence genome. Coding sequences within it:
- the LOC104718169 gene encoding protein LOL2, whose protein sequence is MEETQMQKKEEEQKHREKEEDDEEDEEGPPPGWEAAVLPSPVAAVNPNPTTAKIPEMAQMVCGSCRRLLSYLRGSKQVKCSCCQTANLVLEANQVGQVTCTNCKQLLMYPYGAPSVRCSSCNSITDIRENNKRPPWSEQQGPLKSLSSVR
- the LOC104720208 gene encoding F-box/kelch-repeat protein At4g19865-like; translation: MNVQVELPEKKRKRTKKTKNSYPSSSPPPSFSLLPDEILVSCLARVSSSYYPTLSIVSKSFRSILSSAELKAARSHLGNTEQWLYVCLYDISFHTHQWFRLLLNPNGTLPDSVIMKNKTIEQLLVPVTFSSSSNLPSVSKSTIAVGSEIYVIGGPVDYAPSSAVRVLDCCTHTWRNAPSMNIVRMNALASLHDGKIYVTGGCLGVKSCDEVFDIKAQTWERLPDPSGSELSYCDINFGWTNVKGLDSLREKYDWNGSTTKLVSCGGKLLLVWQGCGNSSPDNKKILGTEIVLEKCVGGELWGKAGWLDVLYTVPRLRQKLLHCLAVSV